From Bordetella flabilis, the proteins below share one genomic window:
- a CDS encoding ATP-binding protein, whose amino-acid sequence MPESGEGRVLVHAPIGRDGAACVELLRRGGLDAKACASVDELLAEADAGVLVVCMTEEALFGKNLAEVAAWVANQPAWSDLPFVVLTSRVEQPAVAAWREKMVTALGNVSLLERPVQSLALSTMVRTAARARVRQYQVKALLQSQENAAAVLEDTVRARTEQLENANRELRHQMAERAQVEETLRQAQKLEVLGQLTGGVAHDFNNLLMVISGGLQLLDRQADPERRQRLAVTMQRAVARGAGLTRQLLTFARRQTLQPQVVDLARQIGGMREMLERSLRGDIDVALHAAPESWAVEVDPGELELVVLNLAVNARDAMPGGGTIDIRTENLADLNEGDLRGDYVCLSMTDSGTGMTPEVKARVFEPFFTTKDVGKGSGLGLAQAYGFARQSGGTAQIISEWGQGTTVRLLLPRSHKAVETPAETCQSPAPAPARAEFHVLLVEDDNEVAALTMEMLMQLGYEVTRTASPAAALGALADGRSIDVVFSDIMMPGGMSGVQLAREIRKRRADLPVVLTTGYLGSEARGAEADGILLLPKPYRIEDLGTALETALARRSTPSWRGARTS is encoded by the coding sequence ATGCCTGAATCGGGCGAAGGCCGCGTCCTGGTCCATGCGCCCATCGGTCGTGACGGCGCGGCGTGCGTCGAATTGCTGCGCCGCGGCGGACTGGACGCGAAGGCCTGCGCGAGCGTGGACGAACTGCTGGCGGAAGCGGATGCCGGCGTGCTGGTCGTCTGCATGACCGAGGAGGCCCTGTTCGGCAAGAACCTCGCCGAGGTCGCGGCCTGGGTGGCGAACCAGCCGGCGTGGTCCGACCTCCCTTTCGTGGTCCTGACCAGCCGTGTCGAACAGCCGGCGGTGGCCGCCTGGCGCGAGAAGATGGTGACAGCGCTGGGCAACGTGTCCTTGCTGGAGCGCCCCGTGCAAAGCCTTGCCCTTTCGACGATGGTGCGCACCGCCGCGCGCGCGCGGGTGCGGCAATATCAGGTCAAGGCTCTCCTGCAATCGCAGGAGAACGCCGCCGCGGTCCTGGAGGACACGGTCAGGGCAAGAACCGAGCAACTGGAAAACGCCAACAGGGAATTGCGCCACCAGATGGCCGAACGCGCACAGGTCGAGGAAACCCTGCGGCAGGCCCAGAAGCTGGAAGTCCTGGGCCAATTGACCGGCGGCGTGGCGCACGACTTCAATAATCTGCTCATGGTGATCTCCGGCGGCCTGCAACTGCTGGACAGGCAGGCCGATCCGGAACGGCGGCAGCGTCTGGCCGTGACGATGCAACGCGCCGTCGCGCGGGGTGCCGGGCTGACACGGCAGTTGCTGACGTTTGCCAGGCGCCAAACGCTGCAACCTCAGGTGGTGGACCTCGCGCGCCAGATCGGCGGCATGCGTGAAATGCTGGAGCGCAGCCTGCGCGGCGACATCGACGTGGCGCTGCACGCGGCGCCCGAATCGTGGGCCGTGGAGGTCGATCCTGGCGAACTGGAACTGGTTGTCCTGAACCTGGCCGTCAATGCGCGCGACGCCATGCCCGGCGGCGGGACAATCGATATCCGCACTGAAAATCTCGCCGACCTCAACGAAGGTGATCTGCGCGGCGACTATGTCTGCCTGTCGATGACGGACTCCGGGACCGGGATGACACCGGAGGTCAAGGCACGGGTCTTCGAACCTTTCTTCACCACCAAGGACGTCGGCAAGGGCTCCGGCCTGGGACTGGCGCAGGCTTATGGCTTCGCCCGGCAATCCGGCGGTACCGCTCAGATCATCAGCGAGTGGGGCCAAGGCACCACCGTGCGGCTGCTGCTGCCGCGCTCGCACAAGGCCGTGGAGACGCCGGCGGAAACATGCCAGAGTCCGGCGCCTGCGCCCGCGCGGGCCGAATTCCATGTGCTGCTGGTCGAGGACGACAATGAAGTCGCCGCCTTGACGATGGAGATGCTCATGCAGCTCGGCTATGAAGTTACCCGGACCGCCAGTCCCGCGGCTGCGCTGGGCGCACTGGCGGACGGCAGAAGCATCGATGTGGTCTTCTCCGACATCATGATGCCGGGCGGCATGAGCGGGGTGCAATTGGCCCGCGAGATACGCAAGCGCAGGGCGGACTTGCCGGTGGTGCTGACAACCGGATACCTGGGCAGCGAAGCGCGCGGGGCGGAAGCCGACGGCATCCTGCTGCTGCCCAAGCCCTATCGGATCGAAGACCTGGGGACGGCGCTCGAGACCGCGCTGGCCCGACGGAGCACGCCTTCCTGGCGCGGCGCGCGCACGTCCTGA
- a CDS encoding FadR/GntR family transcriptional regulator → MAPQTRPESALLRVTKQLESQLHELALRDGSRLPSERAMAERFGASRSTVREAVQRLIARGLLQSRPGSGVFVAGAHPSEPASSWLRMIAEQPALRADTLEFRAIFECCAARFAADRASGEEKARLGAVIDDMARAVQRQDVAAEALADAQFHLTLAAISHNFMLTQFYAVVINQLREHITLNTYDANQDVRHARARSSARLKQHDAIYQAVRAGQAARAAQAMARHISYVGAQFKSDH, encoded by the coding sequence ATGGCACCGCAGACCCGCCCTGAAAGCGCGCTTCTACGCGTCACCAAACAGTTGGAAAGCCAGCTGCACGAACTGGCGTTGCGGGATGGCTCGCGGCTGCCTTCCGAGCGTGCGATGGCCGAGCGCTTCGGCGCATCGCGGTCCACGGTGCGCGAAGCGGTGCAAAGGCTGATTGCGCGCGGCTTGCTGCAGTCACGCCCCGGCAGTGGCGTGTTTGTCGCGGGCGCGCATCCCAGCGAGCCGGCGTCGAGCTGGCTGCGCATGATCGCGGAGCAGCCCGCCCTGCGCGCGGACACGCTGGAGTTCCGGGCGATATTCGAATGCTGCGCGGCCCGCTTCGCCGCGGACCGCGCCAGTGGCGAAGAGAAAGCCAGGCTGGGCGCCGTGATCGACGACATGGCGCGAGCCGTGCAACGACAGGACGTCGCGGCGGAGGCGCTGGCGGACGCGCAGTTTCACCTGACGCTGGCCGCGATCTCGCACAATTTCATGCTGACGCAGTTCTACGCGGTGGTGATCAACCAGTTGCGCGAGCACATCACGCTGAATACCTACGACGCGAACCAGGACGTGCGGCATGCCCGAGCCCGATCCAGCGCCCGGCTGAAACAGCACGACGCGATCTACCAGGCGGTGCGGGCCGGCCAGGCCGCGCGGGCCGCCCAGGCCATGGCGCGCCACATCAGCTACGTGGGCGCCCAGTTCAAGTCAGACCACTGA
- a CDS encoding UxaA family hydrolase — translation MSNALFALKLHADDDVAIARRPIASGVLLEEFDAVRVRDDIPEAHKVALRDIAAGSAVRRYGQIIGFATRDIEAGEHVHTHNLAMGDFQRDYAFGANATPVVPAQEGLTFMGFRRPDGRVATRNYIGIISTVNCSASVSKMAAQRFAQAGALDAFPNVDGIVPITHSFGCCIDHEGEGIRQLRRTIGGYVRHPNFAGVVIVGLGCESNQMSAILVAEGVSPSSTMVPLVIQEQGGTQKTVDAVVRAIDAMLPIANQAVREPLPVSHLNIALQCGGSDGYSGITANPALGVAVDLLVAHGGTAILTETPEIYGAEHLLTRRAVSREVGEKVVERIRWWEAYAEREHGSIDNNPTPGNKAGGLTTILEKSLGAVAKSGSTPLVDVYKYAEPVDKHGLVFMDAPGYDPMGATGQIASGANLVVFTTGRGSCFGAKPAPSIKVATNTRMYERMRDDMDINCGAIMDGTASVREKGEEIFREIVRVASGGQSKSEALGVGNEEFVPWMIGAQM, via the coding sequence ATGAGCAACGCATTATTCGCCTTGAAACTGCACGCCGACGACGATGTCGCGATCGCGCGGCGGCCCATCGCCAGCGGTGTGCTGCTGGAGGAATTCGACGCCGTGCGCGTGCGTGATGACATACCGGAGGCCCACAAGGTGGCCCTGCGCGACATCGCGGCAGGCAGCGCCGTGCGCCGCTACGGCCAGATCATCGGATTTGCCACACGGGACATCGAGGCCGGCGAGCATGTGCATACGCACAATCTGGCCATGGGCGACTTCCAGCGCGATTACGCCTTCGGCGCCAACGCCACACCGGTGGTCCCCGCGCAGGAAGGGCTGACATTCATGGGCTTTCGCCGCCCGGATGGCCGGGTCGCCACGCGCAACTATATCGGCATCATCAGCACGGTGAACTGCTCGGCCAGCGTGAGCAAGATGGCTGCCCAGCGCTTTGCCCAGGCCGGCGCGCTCGACGCCTTCCCCAATGTGGACGGCATCGTGCCCATCACCCACAGTTTCGGCTGTTGCATCGACCACGAAGGCGAAGGCATACGGCAATTGCGCCGCACCATCGGCGGCTACGTGCGCCATCCGAACTTCGCCGGCGTGGTCATCGTCGGCCTGGGCTGCGAGTCCAACCAGATGAGCGCCATCCTGGTCGCCGAAGGCGTGTCGCCCAGCTCGACCATGGTGCCACTGGTGATCCAGGAACAAGGCGGCACGCAGAAAACCGTGGACGCCGTGGTCAGGGCCATCGACGCCATGCTGCCCATCGCCAACCAGGCGGTGCGCGAGCCCCTGCCCGTGTCGCACCTGAATATTGCATTGCAGTGTGGCGGGTCGGACGGCTATTCCGGCATCACGGCCAACCCCGCCCTGGGCGTTGCGGTGGACCTGCTGGTGGCCCATGGCGGCACCGCGATCCTGACCGAGACGCCCGAGATCTATGGCGCCGAACACCTGTTGACGCGACGCGCCGTCTCGCGGGAAGTGGGCGAGAAAGTGGTGGAGCGCATACGCTGGTGGGAAGCGTACGCCGAGCGCGAACACGGCAGCATCGACAACAATCCCACGCCGGGCAACAAGGCAGGCGGCCTGACCACCATCCTGGAAAAATCCCTGGGCGCTGTCGCCAAGAGCGGCTCCACGCCGCTGGTGGACGTCTACAAGTATGCCGAACCCGTCGACAAGCATGGCCTGGTGTTCATGGATGCACCCGGCTACGACCCGATGGGCGCCACCGGCCAGATCGCCAGCGGCGCGAACCTGGTGGTGTTCACCACCGGACGCGGGTCCTGTTTCGGCGCCAAGCCGGCGCCCTCCATCAAGGTGGCCACCAACACCCGCATGTACGAACGCATGCGCGACGACATGGACATCAACTGCGGCGCCATCATGGACGGGACGGCCAGCGTACGCGAAAAGGGCGAAGAGATCTTTCGCGAGATTGTCCGCGTCGCCTCCGGAGGCCAGTCCAAGAGCGAAGCGCTCGGCGTCGGCAATGAAGAGTTCGTGCCCTGGATGATCGGCGCGCAGATGTAG
- a CDS encoding Bug family tripartite tricarboxylate transporter substrate binding protein: MMQPLPQATLSRRDLLLGGAALTMAGVARPARAQAWPAKPLRVVVPFPPGGTTDFVTRLIATKVGQSIDQTAIVENRPGAGTVIGVDYVAKSAPDGYSYVCVAGSFCVNSVLLKRLPYDSLADLRPVAMMGMSEQALAVFPGSGLKNLDDLRKAAQASPGKLSYGSFGIGTTPHLAGEMLKQQMGGLDITHVPYKGQGPALTDLLGGHITMMFGTWLDLRDLVKSGKLVVLGMATEKRSRFAPDIPTMREQGVDIVSNTWAGLLAPAKTPDVIVQRMNAEVNKALALPDVVAAFDKNSTLALPGSTEQFKAYIQSEIDKYAKIIATAHITAEG; encoded by the coding sequence ATGATGCAACCCCTGCCCCAGGCTACCTTGTCGCGACGCGATCTGCTGCTGGGCGGCGCGGCGCTGACGATGGCCGGCGTGGCCCGTCCCGCACGCGCCCAGGCCTGGCCGGCCAAGCCGCTGCGCGTGGTGGTGCCCTTCCCGCCCGGCGGCACGACCGACTTCGTCACCCGCCTGATCGCCACCAAGGTAGGCCAGAGCATAGACCAGACTGCCATCGTGGAGAACCGGCCCGGCGCCGGTACGGTGATCGGCGTGGACTACGTCGCCAAGTCGGCGCCGGACGGCTATTCCTACGTATGCGTGGCCGGCAGCTTCTGCGTGAACAGCGTACTGCTCAAGCGCCTGCCCTATGACAGCCTGGCGGACCTGCGTCCCGTGGCCATGATGGGCATGTCCGAGCAGGCCCTGGCCGTCTTCCCGGGCAGCGGGCTGAAGAACCTGGACGACTTGCGCAAGGCGGCGCAGGCCAGTCCGGGCAAGCTCAGCTACGGCTCCTTCGGCATCGGCACCACGCCGCATCTGGCCGGGGAAATGCTCAAGCAGCAGATGGGCGGGCTCGACATCACGCACGTGCCCTACAAGGGCCAGGGTCCGGCGCTGACCGACCTGCTGGGCGGCCACATCACCATGATGTTCGGCACCTGGCTGGACCTGCGCGACCTGGTCAAGAGCGGCAAGCTGGTGGTGCTGGGCATGGCGACGGAAAAGCGCTCGCGCTTCGCACCCGATATCCCGACCATGCGCGAGCAAGGCGTCGACATCGTTTCGAACACCTGGGCCGGCCTGCTGGCGCCGGCAAAGACGCCGGACGTGATCGTCCAGCGCATGAACGCGGAGGTGAACAAGGCCCTGGCGCTACCCGATGTGGTGGCCGCCTTCGACAAGAACAGCACGCTGGCGCTGCCTGGCAGCACGGAACAGTTCAAGGCCTATATCCAAAGCGAGATCGACAAGTACGCGAAAATCATCGCAACGGCTCATATCACGGCCGAAGGCTGA
- a CDS encoding 3-isopropylmalate dehydratase large subunit, whose amino-acid sequence MPESPHPTRPDAGPQTYFDKIWEAHFIKAFDSREHLLQIDRLMLHEAMGTVAMRELLQENRPVASPAQVFSLIDHAVQTRPGIGRRKGWNEVGTQLIDESRLSSRRLGLHFIDVDDPRQGISHVVAPELGIALPGLTIVCPDSHTCTLGGLGALAWGIGASECKHVLATQVLMQSRPRTMRVNFHGAPPPHVYAKDMILHLISRVGANGGNGHAVQFAGAAIAAMPIEARMTLCNMAIEFSAKYGFVAPDDATFEYLHGREFAPKGAAWDAAVAHWRALARDEGAVFDREVDIDCSALEPQVSWGTSPQHVIPVTGRIPSPADYADSGERAWVERALRYQGLEPGTLARDIPIDAAYIGSCTNARLSDLREAAAVLRGGKVAPGVTAICVPGSSQVKREAEAEGLDRVFLEAGFEWHDSGCGLCAQGKDRFKGERIMSTTNRNFENRQGLGSRTHLASPATVAASALTGRMTSVRQLRDGG is encoded by the coding sequence ATGCCTGAATCCCCTCACCCGACCCGGCCCGATGCCGGGCCGCAGACCTACTTCGACAAGATCTGGGAAGCGCACTTCATCAAGGCCTTCGACAGCCGCGAACACCTGCTGCAGATCGATCGCCTGATGTTGCACGAGGCCATGGGCACGGTCGCCATGCGTGAACTGCTGCAGGAGAACCGCCCGGTGGCGAGTCCGGCGCAGGTCTTCAGCCTGATCGACCACGCCGTGCAGACCAGGCCCGGCATCGGCCGGCGCAAGGGCTGGAACGAGGTCGGCACGCAACTGATCGACGAATCGCGCCTGTCGTCGCGGCGGCTCGGGCTGCACTTCATCGACGTGGACGATCCGCGCCAGGGGATCTCGCATGTGGTGGCGCCCGAACTGGGCATCGCCTTGCCCGGCCTGACCATCGTCTGTCCGGACAGCCATACCTGTACGCTGGGCGGGCTGGGCGCGCTGGCCTGGGGTATCGGCGCCTCGGAGTGCAAGCACGTGCTGGCCACGCAGGTCCTGATGCAGTCCCGGCCCAGGACCATGCGGGTCAATTTCCATGGCGCGCCGCCGCCGCATGTCTATGCGAAGGACATGATCCTGCACCTGATTTCGCGCGTCGGGGCCAACGGGGGCAACGGCCATGCCGTGCAATTCGCCGGCGCGGCCATCGCCGCCATGCCGATCGAGGCGCGCATGACGCTGTGCAATATGGCGATCGAGTTCTCGGCCAAGTACGGCTTCGTGGCGCCGGACGACGCCACCTTCGAATACCTGCATGGCCGCGAGTTCGCCCCCAAGGGCGCGGCCTGGGATGCGGCCGTGGCGCACTGGCGCGCGCTCGCCCGCGACGAAGGCGCGGTCTTCGATCGCGAAGTGGATATCGATTGCTCGGCCCTGGAGCCGCAGGTCAGCTGGGGGACCAGCCCGCAACACGTCATACCGGTCACCGGCCGCATTCCTTCGCCGGCGGACTACGCGGACAGCGGCGAACGCGCATGGGTGGAGCGCGCGCTGCGCTACCAGGGCCTGGAGCCGGGCACCCTGGCCCGGGACATTCCCATCGACGCGGCCTACATCGGTTCCTGCACCAACGCGAGGTTGTCCGACCTGCGCGAGGCGGCAGCCGTATTGCGCGGCGGCAAGGTGGCCCCCGGCGTGACCGCCATCTGCGTTCCGGGCAGCAGCCAGGTCAAGCGCGAAGCCGAGGCCGAAGGCCTGGACCGCGTGTTCCTGGAAGCAGGATTCGAGTGGCACGACTCCGGCTGCGGCCTGTGCGCGCAGGGGAAGGATCGATTCAAGGGCGAACGCATCATGAGCACGACCAACCGCAATTTCGAGAACCGCCAGGGCCTGGGATCGCGCACCCACCTGGCCAGCCCGGCAACGGTGGCGGCGTCGGCCCTGACCGGCCGCATGACCAGCGTGCGCCAGTTGCGCGACGGAGGCTGA
- the leuD gene encoding 3-isopropylmalate dehydratase small subunit, with the protein MEKFSSHSGYGAPLMQINIDTDQIIPSRFLPRTSTPNGLGEGLFAEWRTRPDGSANPDFILNRAPWSGATVLLAGRNFGCGSSREGAPKALRQCGFRVVIAPSFGDIFYGNCFRNGIVPVALPEEVVTALADRAMTLGAQATLNVDLGDQTVRTAQGEVHAFQSPARLRAMLLDGLDEIDLTLTMQQDIDAYRRRDTSRRPWAYDLPRAAP; encoded by the coding sequence ATGGAGAAATTCTCGAGCCACAGCGGATACGGCGCGCCGCTGATGCAGATCAACATCGATACCGACCAGATCATTCCATCGCGCTTCCTGCCGCGCACGTCAACGCCAAACGGATTGGGCGAGGGCCTGTTCGCCGAGTGGCGCACCCGCCCGGACGGCAGCGCGAACCCCGATTTCATCCTCAACCGCGCTCCCTGGAGCGGCGCGACCGTATTGCTGGCCGGCCGCAACTTCGGCTGCGGCTCGTCTCGGGAGGGCGCGCCCAAGGCCCTGCGGCAATGCGGATTCCGGGTTGTGATCGCGCCCTCTTTCGGCGACATCTTCTACGGCAACTGCTTCCGCAACGGTATCGTGCCGGTCGCCCTGCCCGAAGAAGTCGTGACCGCCCTGGCAGACCGCGCGATGACGCTGGGCGCGCAGGCCACGCTGAATGTGGACCTGGGCGACCAGACGGTCAGGACCGCGCAAGGCGAGGTCCACGCCTTCCAGTCGCCCGCCCGGCTGCGCGCGATGCTGCTGGACGGGCTGGACGAAATCGACCTGACGCTGACCATGCAGCAGGACATCGACGCGTACCGGCGCCGGGACACGTCGCGGCGGCCATGGGCGTACGACCTTCCACGCGCCGCACCATAG
- a CDS encoding LysR substrate-binding domain-containing protein — protein MGGIERPSGDAAGPAETLSLRHVHVFNAVAASGGVRRSAETLLRASSAVTRAIGRLEDSLGVALFERKGSGMLLTGAGESVWIRAARIEGELDAVRDEALALHGGRPGGSGVAATAALFHTRRLTSAAMLADVHHVSTVAHLCGVTQPAISASIARLEESLGQPLFQRTARGMVPTPVGERWVVRFKRVLAELRNIQADVAALKGAIEGVVTVGALPLVRTMVLPTAIANVLARHPRLRIRTLESPYGDLCARLLSADVDFILGALRPLRDTSLTTRVLLHEDIVLIARADHPLARQAAIGFDDLFRYPWVLSRASSPLRGQLNDFFRRKGHPPLAPSVETADLALLRGLLLHSDMLTALSVHQLHYEFESGGLAALDFPLDGMQREIGVTLRSGAQLSPGARALLDEVMRLAATAATPSPAG, from the coding sequence TTGGGCGGCATCGAAAGGCCATCCGGCGACGCCGCCGGCCCGGCGGAAACGCTGAGCCTGCGGCATGTGCATGTGTTCAATGCGGTCGCCGCGTCGGGCGGGGTACGGCGCTCCGCCGAGACGCTTTTGCGCGCGTCCTCCGCGGTGACGCGCGCCATCGGCCGCCTGGAGGACAGCCTCGGTGTCGCGCTGTTCGAGCGCAAAGGGAGCGGGATGCTGTTGACGGGCGCCGGAGAATCGGTGTGGATACGGGCCGCTCGCATCGAGGGGGAACTGGACGCCGTGCGCGACGAGGCCCTGGCCCTGCACGGCGGCCGGCCGGGCGGCTCCGGCGTGGCCGCCACGGCGGCGCTGTTCCACACCCGCCGCCTGACCAGCGCCGCGATGCTGGCCGACGTGCACCATGTATCGACGGTGGCTCACCTGTGCGGCGTGACGCAGCCGGCCATCAGCGCGTCGATCGCGCGGCTGGAGGAAAGCCTGGGCCAGCCCCTGTTCCAGCGCACCGCGCGCGGCATGGTGCCCACGCCGGTGGGCGAGCGCTGGGTGGTGCGCTTCAAGCGCGTGCTGGCGGAGCTGCGCAACATCCAGGCCGACGTCGCGGCCCTGAAGGGCGCGATCGAAGGCGTGGTCACCGTCGGCGCGCTGCCCCTGGTGCGGACCATGGTTCTGCCGACGGCGATCGCCAACGTCCTGGCGCGCCATCCGCGCCTGCGCATACGCACGCTGGAAAGCCCCTACGGGGACCTGTGCGCTCGCTTGCTCAGCGCCGATGTGGATTTCATCCTGGGTGCGCTGCGGCCGTTGCGCGACACTTCGCTGACCACGCGCGTGCTGTTGCACGAGGACATCGTCCTGATCGCGCGCGCCGATCACCCGCTTGCACGGCAAGCGGCGATCGGTTTCGACGACCTGTTCCGCTATCCCTGGGTGCTCTCGCGCGCCTCCTCGCCGCTGCGCGGCCAGCTCAACGATTTCTTCCGCCGCAAGGGGCATCCTCCCCTGGCGCCCTCCGTGGAAACGGCCGACCTGGCCCTGCTCAGGGGCCTGTTGCTGCATTCGGACATGCTGACCGCGCTGTCGGTGCACCAGTTGCACTACGAGTTCGAGTCAGGCGGGCTGGCGGCATTGGACTTCCCGCTGGACGGCATGCAGCGGGAGATCGGCGTGACGCTGCGCAGCGGCGCCCAGTTGTCGCCGGGCGCGCGCGCGTTGCTCGACGAAGTCATGCGCCTGGCCGCAACGGCGGCGACGCCATCGCCGGCCGGGTGA
- a CDS encoding 4-oxalomesaconate tautomerase, translating to MDTGSKNQTQRSIPCMLMRGGTSRGPFFKATDLPRDIAARDAVLLAAMGSPDRRQIDGLGGAHPLTSKVGIVRPGTRAGVDVEFLFAQVSLEDAKVDTTPNCGNMLAAVVPFAIETGMLAPQGQTSTFRVLTVNTGMQCDITVQTPDGAMRYDGDARIDGVPGTAAPIYIDFLDTAGSVCSGLLPTGRACDTLEIDGQPPLQVTCIDNGMPMVLIRAADLDRVGDEPVAALNADGELKARLEAIRLQAGHLMGLGDVRDKPYPKMCLVSAPRHGGSVSTRCFIPHVCHDAIGVLAAVTVATACVLEESVAAGVASLPATGLAKKVSVEHPSGEFSVDLALDPADPRKVARAALLRTARLIMRGEVQIPAGAWPATAA from the coding sequence ATGGACACAGGCTCGAAAAACCAAACGCAGCGCTCCATCCCATGCATGCTGATGCGTGGCGGGACCTCCCGGGGCCCCTTCTTCAAAGCCACCGACCTGCCGCGGGACATCGCCGCGCGCGACGCCGTGCTGCTGGCCGCCATGGGTTCCCCGGACCGCCGCCAGATCGACGGCCTGGGCGGAGCGCACCCGCTGACCAGCAAGGTGGGCATCGTGCGCCCCGGCACCCGCGCAGGCGTGGATGTCGAATTCCTGTTTGCCCAGGTATCGCTGGAAGACGCCAAGGTCGATACGACGCCCAACTGCGGCAACATGCTGGCGGCCGTCGTGCCCTTCGCCATCGAGACCGGCATGTTGGCGCCTCAAGGGCAGACCAGCACCTTCCGCGTCCTGACCGTGAATACCGGCATGCAGTGCGATATCACGGTACAGACGCCGGACGGCGCGATGCGCTACGACGGAGATGCCAGGATCGACGGCGTTCCCGGTACCGCCGCGCCGATCTACATCGATTTCCTCGACACCGCGGGCTCGGTATGCAGCGGGCTGCTCCCCACCGGGCGGGCATGCGACACGCTGGAGATCGATGGCCAGCCTCCGTTGCAGGTCACCTGCATCGACAACGGCATGCCCATGGTGTTGATCCGGGCCGCGGACCTGGACCGCGTGGGCGACGAGCCCGTCGCCGCCCTGAACGCCGACGGCGAGCTCAAGGCCCGGCTCGAGGCCATCCGCCTGCAAGCAGGCCACCTGATGGGCCTGGGCGACGTGCGGGACAAGCCCTACCCCAAGATGTGCCTGGTGTCCGCGCCGCGCCACGGCGGTAGCGTCAGTACCCGCTGCTTCATTCCGCATGTCTGCCACGACGCCATCGGCGTGCTGGCCGCGGTAACGGTGGCCACCGCGTGCGTGCTGGAGGAGTCGGTCGCCGCCGGCGTGGCGTCGCTGCCCGCCACTGGATTGGCGAAGAAAGTTTCCGTGGAGCACCCTTCCGGGGAGTTCAGCGTGGACCTTGCCCTTGACCCGGCCGATCCACGCAAGGTGGCCCGCGCGGCGTTGCTGCGCACGGCGCGGCTTATCATGCGAGGCGAGGTCCAGATTCCAGCCGGCGCCTGGCCCGCGACGGCGGCGTGA
- a CDS encoding amidohydrolase family protein has translation MIIDCHGHYTTAPKALEAWRNQQIAGLKDPTLTPRVADLRISDDEIRASIEDNQLRLMRARGSDLTIFSPRASFMAHHIGDLQTSLTWAAVCNELCHRVASLFPDAFIGAAMLPQSPGEPVTTCIPELERCVREYGFVAINLNPDPSGGHWTSPPLSDRYWYPIYEKMVEYGIPAMVHVSTSCNACFHTTGAHYLNADTTAFMQCLTSDLFKDFPELKFVIPHGGGAVPYHWGRFRGLAQELKRPPLDELLLNNIYFDTCVYHQPGIDLLAKVIPVKNVLFASEMIGAVRGIDPTTGFHYDDTKRYIDAAPELSDADRHMIYEGNARRVYPRLDAALKARGK, from the coding sequence GTGATCATCGATTGCCATGGCCACTACACCACCGCGCCCAAGGCGCTCGAAGCCTGGCGCAACCAGCAGATCGCCGGTCTGAAGGACCCGACGCTGACGCCGCGCGTCGCCGATCTGCGCATCAGCGATGACGAGATCCGCGCCTCCATCGAGGACAACCAGCTGCGCCTGATGCGGGCCCGCGGAAGCGACCTGACGATCTTCTCGCCGCGCGCGAGCTTCATGGCGCATCACATCGGCGACCTGCAGACCAGCCTGACCTGGGCAGCGGTCTGCAACGAGCTATGCCACCGGGTTGCGTCGCTGTTCCCGGACGCGTTCATCGGCGCCGCGATGCTGCCGCAATCGCCCGGCGAACCGGTTACGACGTGCATTCCGGAATTGGAGCGCTGCGTCAGGGAATATGGTTTCGTCGCCATCAATTTGAACCCCGACCCCTCCGGCGGGCACTGGACATCGCCGCCGCTGAGCGACCGCTACTGGTACCCCATCTACGAAAAGATGGTGGAATACGGCATCCCGGCCATGGTCCACGTCAGCACCAGTTGCAATGCCTGCTTCCACACCACGGGCGCCCACTACCTGAACGCCGATACGACGGCCTTCATGCAGTGCCTGACCTCCGATCTGTTCAAGGATTTCCCGGAACTGAAGTTCGTCATCCCGCACGGCGGCGGCGCGGTCCCGTATCACTGGGGCCGTTTCCGCGGCCTGGCGCAGGAGCTGAAGCGCCCGCCGCTGGACGAACTGCTGCTGAACAATATCTATTTCGATACCTGCGTCTACCACCAGCCTGGCATCGACCTGCTGGCCAAGGTCATTCCGGTCAAGAACGTATTGTTCGCCAGCGAAATGATCGGCGCGGTGCGCGGCATCGATCCGACCACGGGCTTTCATTACGACGACACCAAGCGCTACATCGACGCGGCGCCCGAACTGAGCGACGCGGACCGCCACATGATCTACGAGGGCAACGCCCGGCGTGTCTATCCGCGCCTGGACGCCGCCCTCAAGGCCCGCGGTAAATAA